One genomic window of Fibrobacter sp. UBA4297 includes the following:
- a CDS encoding biotin--[acetyl-CoA-carboxylase] ligase, with translation MFSQERNFTEWQLTGFGDAPAYLFETIGSTHKLMKSMAASGEIAPGTLFVADSQSEGHGRHERTWDSPAGKNLYFNILIPLDGVPANNFAQITQIAALTFAETFNNIQEGDAIASRDCAGAPKITVKWPNDILYGKSKFCGILAEIVYVRPQQSEQQLAPQQRMPRPALSMGVGINVNSEPSDYAHLNRAVTTLKAIFGHSINREKLLRALIGNLERAIGQFKAFGIRPWVEAWKRMDQFIGARGTIVVNNHCTDQNRDSGEGAIKKTGRIIDMNDDGSLLFECDDGTIETVISADLEI, from the coding sequence ATGTTTTCGCAAGAACGCAATTTTACAGAATGGCAACTCACGGGCTTTGGCGACGCCCCCGCATACCTCTTCGAGACCATCGGCAGTACGCACAAGCTCATGAAGTCCATGGCAGCCTCTGGCGAAATTGCGCCCGGAACACTCTTTGTTGCCGACTCACAAAGCGAAGGGCATGGTCGCCACGAACGCACCTGGGACTCCCCCGCCGGCAAGAACTTGTACTTCAATATTCTGATTCCGCTTGATGGCGTGCCTGCAAACAACTTCGCACAAATCACGCAAATTGCAGCCCTCACGTTTGCAGAGACTTTCAACAACATTCAAGAAGGCGATGCAATTGCAAGCCGGGATTGCGCAGGCGCACCAAAAATCACGGTCAAATGGCCGAACGACATTCTTTACGGCAAAAGCAAGTTCTGCGGGATTCTCGCCGAAATTGTTTATGTGCGTCCGCAGCAGTCCGAACAACAGCTTGCACCGCAACAAAGAATGCCTCGCCCCGCCCTTTCGATGGGAGTCGGCATCAACGTCAATAGCGAGCCAAGCGATTATGCGCACCTAAACCGCGCCGTCACCACGCTCAAAGCAATCTTCGGGCATTCCATCAACCGCGAAAAACTCTTGCGCGCACTTATCGGAAATCTTGAGCGCGCCATCGGGCAGTTCAAAGCCTTCGGCATCCGCCCGTGGGTCGAAGCCTGGAAACGCATGGACCAGTTCATCGGCGCCCGCGGAACCATCGTTGTGAACAATCACTGCACAGATCAAAACCGAGACTCCGGAGAAGGCGCCATCAAAAAAACAGGCCGCATCATCGACATGAACGATGACGGAAGTCTCCTCTTTGAATGCGATGACGGAACCATTGAAACAGTCATCTCAGCGGACTTGGAAATTTAA
- a CDS encoding type IV pilus modification PilV family protein, translating to MAKLLKDKKGFGIVEILVAAAVLGFMYMAVLNLQGGNHDALLRIRGRDGAIEVAQQVLDSLKSVGIASIPSKALTDTTFDVQDIERKWARSLGDSATVTYSSQVTVSATENYTSRSESNYETVSHVYAKQVKVKVSWNFKGSTQSIEVSSVIR from the coding sequence ATGGCAAAACTTTTGAAGGATAAAAAAGGCTTTGGTATTGTTGAAATCCTGGTCGCCGCGGCGGTCCTCGGTTTTATGTACATGGCCGTATTGAATCTTCAGGGGGGTAACCATGATGCCTTGTTGCGCATCCGTGGACGCGATGGTGCTATTGAAGTGGCGCAGCAGGTGCTCGATTCCCTCAAGTCTGTGGGGATTGCGTCTATTCCATCAAAGGCTCTGACCGATACGACGTTCGATGTGCAGGACATTGAACGCAAGTGGGCACGCAGTCTTGGCGATTCCGCTACCGTGACGTACTCTTCGCAGGTGACCGTCTCTGCCACGGAAAATTACACATCGCGGTCCGAATCGAATTACGAGACTGTCTCGCATGTCTATGCCAAACAAGTGAAAGTCAAAGTCTCCTGGAATTTCAAAGGCTCCACGCAGTCGATAGAAGTCTCAAGCGTTATACGATAG
- a CDS encoding murein hydrolase activator EnvC family protein, producing MRLVCRFIPLLVFIFAVVAGSAVSSYAAPKKTDAQIDEQKNALKKLEVDLAKKREELAVLETEEKGVLNTISLLDQNLNRTRSYLSELTRNEDMLQGAVKQLVMDIDSLDSKIKARKRAMRKRVRNLYVHGRSNDAEILFELLTKNGNPEREVYWVHHLLNRDREDVETLRQLIAERTQKQQTQEKHLAELSRLRSRKAVEERGLVAQMNGQARMLNSLKHDKAVQRMALKEFERNQKTMLALLKKLEQRRKREIEEAKRAEAARLAALKKKEREAEKKRQAADKKRESEKKREAETAQKQIPVPHFKGPKCMPLDGPIISEYGLQEHPVLHIMTRNLGVEIRGKRGGRIRAAAAGTVAMVAEIDGRGPSVIIEHEDGTYTVYGHMKAIHVQEGKSVKKCEEIGEVGDIASLNGIKLYFQVSEGTQTVDPLQWLKQR from the coding sequence ATGCGTCTTGTTTGCCGGTTCATTCCGCTTTTGGTTTTCATCTTTGCCGTGGTGGCGGGCTCTGCTGTTTCGTCTTATGCGGCCCCGAAAAAGACCGATGCGCAGATTGATGAACAAAAGAACGCCCTCAAAAAGCTAGAGGTCGATCTTGCGAAAAAGCGCGAGGAACTGGCCGTCCTTGAAACCGAAGAAAAGGGCGTCTTGAATACGATTTCGCTTTTGGACCAGAACTTGAACCGCACCAGGTCTTACCTTTCGGAACTGACCCGCAATGAGGATATGTTGCAGGGGGCGGTCAAGCAATTGGTGATGGATATCGATTCTCTTGACTCAAAAATTAAGGCCCGTAAGCGTGCCATGAGAAAACGTGTCCGTAATTTGTATGTACACGGCCGCAGTAACGATGCCGAAATCCTTTTTGAACTTTTGACCAAGAACGGGAACCCGGAACGCGAAGTTTACTGGGTACACCACTTGCTGAACCGCGACCGCGAAGACGTAGAAACGCTCCGCCAGCTCATTGCTGAACGCACGCAAAAACAACAGACGCAAGAGAAACACTTGGCCGAGCTTTCGAGACTCCGCTCCCGCAAGGCGGTCGAAGAACGCGGTCTTGTAGCGCAGATGAACGGTCAGGCCCGCATGCTGAATTCCCTCAAGCACGACAAGGCCGTGCAGCGCATGGCGCTCAAGGAATTCGAACGCAATCAGAAGACCATGCTTGCGCTCCTCAAGAAACTTGAGCAGCGCCGCAAGCGAGAAATCGAGGAAGCGAAGCGCGCCGAGGCAGCCCGCCTCGCCGCTCTCAAGAAGAAGGAACGCGAAGCCGAGAAAAAACGTCAGGCGGCCGACAAGAAGCGCGAATCAGAAAAGAAGCGTGAGGCCGAAACCGCCCAAAAGCAGATTCCGGTGCCTCACTTCAAAGGTCCCAAGTGCATGCCGCTCGACGGCCCGATTATCAGCGAATACGGTCTGCAAGAACACCCGGTGCTCCACATCATGACGCGCAACCTCGGGGTGGAAATCCGCGGAAAGCGCGGTGGCCGCATTCGTGCCGCAGCAGCCGGAACTGTAGCGATGGTCGCCGAAATTGACGGCCGTGGCCCCTCTGTGATCATTGAACACGAAGATGGAACGTACACGGTGTACGGTCACATGAAGGCAATCCACGTCCAAGAGGGCAAAAGTGTCAAGAAATGCGAAGAAATTGGAGAAGTGGGCGATATTGCTTCGTTAAATGGTATTAAATTGTATTTCCAAGTAAGCGAAGGGACACAGACCGTGGACCCGTTGCAATGGTTGAAACAGAGATGA
- the tsaD gene encoding tRNA (adenosine(37)-N6)-threonylcarbamoyltransferase complex transferase subunit TsaD → MIWLGIESSCDETACAVLQDEPLKVLSNPLYSQIDEHALYGGVVPEIAARAHLQKIAPIAEAAVKEAGIELKDIDAIAYTTGPGLMGPLLVGASFAKGLARDLNIPAYGMNHLEGHLAAAWLSNPDIEPPFLTLTVSGGHTELVMEEPGFKYTSIGRTRDDAAGEAFDKCGKLIGLKYPAGATISRLGKDHNRKFVEFPRALHTHDNCEFSFSGLKTAVLRYTETHDPEFIQQNLGDICASLEDAIVDSLVTKTINALKKTKMKTLVMGGGVSANSWLRTRLQDYCDKKGIRFCVPDRSLSTDNGAMIAAAAIRRKLQGKLESIDVVKPWMPLAI, encoded by the coding sequence ATGATTTGGCTTGGAATTGAATCCAGCTGCGATGAAACCGCCTGCGCCGTTTTGCAGGACGAACCCTTAAAAGTTCTTTCGAACCCGCTCTATAGCCAAATTGACGAACACGCCCTCTATGGTGGCGTTGTCCCCGAAATTGCAGCCCGTGCGCACTTGCAAAAGATTGCCCCCATCGCCGAAGCCGCCGTCAAGGAAGCAGGCATCGAGCTCAAGGACATTGACGCCATCGCCTACACCACAGGCCCGGGCCTCATGGGACCGCTTCTCGTCGGTGCTAGCTTTGCTAAAGGCCTCGCCCGCGATTTGAACATCCCGGCCTACGGCATGAACCATCTCGAAGGCCACCTCGCCGCCGCATGGCTCTCTAACCCGGACATCGAACCGCCGTTCTTGACACTCACCGTCTCGGGCGGCCACACGGAACTCGTGATGGAAGAACCGGGATTCAAGTACACAAGCATCGGCCGCACCCGCGATGACGCCGCCGGCGAAGCATTCGACAAGTGCGGTAAGCTCATCGGCCTCAAGTACCCCGCTGGTGCAACGATTAGCCGACTCGGCAAGGACCACAACCGCAAATTCGTAGAATTCCCGCGCGCACTCCACACGCACGACAACTGTGAATTTTCGTTCAGCGGCTTAAAGACCGCCGTGCTCCGTTACACCGAAACGCACGACCCGGAATTTATCCAGCAGAACCTCGGCGACATCTGCGCCTCGCTCGAAGACGCGATTGTCGATAGCCTTGTCACAAAGACCATCAACGCCCTCAAGAAGACGAAGATGAAGACACTCGTGATGGGCGGTGGCGTGAGCGCCAACAGCTGGTTGCGCACACGCTTGCAGGACTACTGCGACAAGAAGGGTATCCGCTTTTGCGTGCCGGACCGCAGCCTGAGTACAGACAACGGAGCGATGATTGCAGCCGCAGCCATCCGCCGCAAGTTGCAGGGCAAGCTCGAATCCATCGACGTCGTAAAGCCTTGGATGCCGCTTGCTATTTAG
- a CDS encoding cell division protein FtsX, whose amino-acid sequence MFGQLGYLISESFRGWKQHRTVILPSLLTIFLCSLLLSASFTALGVSFKLLSAEKSLYVIEAFLKEDVPEDSIAVIQTRLKHTRHVESVTFVSADSALADFSNHFSSDMLELVEGNPIPAFFRVSLSEEARNPADLSEVRNTIAEEAYFEEVQAPLEWASRIASWKFKMIFWPICISILLLITLSLIICNSVRLSLMSRKLLVENMKYAGGSYLFIEFPFVLEGAMQGFLGSGVAILLLGLVIRSLVQMFPIVASGVAYFGIVALFTVLLETMLAGYFSFRTVRSFLFEKKGEQE is encoded by the coding sequence GTGTTCGGACAATTAGGTTACTTAATATCGGAATCTTTTAGAGGATGGAAGCAGCACCGCACGGTGATTCTCCCGTCTTTGCTCACGATTTTCCTGTGCTCGCTTTTGCTCTCGGCCTCTTTTACGGCGCTCGGCGTCTCGTTTAAGCTCCTCTCGGCCGAAAAATCGCTGTACGTGATTGAGGCGTTCTTGAAAGAGGACGTTCCCGAAGATTCCATTGCGGTTATCCAGACGCGGCTAAAGCATACGCGCCATGTGGAGTCTGTAACGTTTGTGAGTGCGGATTCGGCGCTCGCCGATTTTAGCAACCATTTTTCATCGGACATGCTGGAACTTGTCGAAGGGAATCCGATCCCCGCGTTTTTCCGTGTGTCTTTGAGCGAAGAGGCTCGCAACCCGGCAGACCTTTCCGAAGTGCGCAACACGATTGCCGAAGAAGCGTATTTTGAAGAGGTGCAGGCTCCGTTGGAGTGGGCTTCGCGAATTGCGTCGTGGAAGTTCAAGATGATTTTCTGGCCGATTTGCATCAGTATCCTTTTGCTCATTACGCTCTCGCTTATCATTTGCAACTCGGTGAGGCTTTCACTCATGTCCCGCAAACTCCTGGTCGAGAACATGAAGTACGCGGGCGGCAGTTATCTGTTTATTGAATTCCCGTTTGTGCTCGAAGGGGCAATGCAAGGGTTTTTAGGGAGTGGCGTTGCTATTTTGTTGCTTGGGCTTGTCATCCGTTCGCTTGTGCAGATGTTCCCGATTGTAGCAAGTGGCGTTGCCTACTTTGGAATCGTAGCGCTGTTTACGGTGCTCTTGGAAACGATGCTCGCGGGCTACTTTAGTTTCCGTACGGTGCGCAGTTTCTTGTTCGAAAAGAAGGGTGAGCAGGAATAA
- a CDS encoding 4-hydroxybenzoate octaprenyltransferase, which yields MNKILEFTHLVRLSHSLFAMPFAIGSMWVAANGFRDMSAFETARIIVLIVLCMVTARNSAMSFNRIADAKFDAENPRTAKRHLPSGRLSRKSVIAFLALNGILFVVFAWMLQPLAGALAFPVWLLLLSYSYWKRFSWLCHWFLGFAIGMSPLGAWIAVRGEFAVFPIFLLFILMLWMGGFDIIYATQDIEIDRKQGLHSVPARFGLEKALRIALASHLAMLVLCVVFGFFWNMGWIWWVITGLMTAAIVYIHLFRKSNDLDAMNRDFFLANVAISALVMIGLIVWICMGGDVNALY from the coding sequence ATGAATAAAATCCTTGAATTTACACATCTTGTCCGTTTGAGCCATTCGCTGTTTGCGATGCCTTTTGCCATTGGTTCCATGTGGGTTGCGGCAAACGGTTTCCGAGACATGAGCGCTTTTGAAACGGCCCGCATTATCGTGCTCATCGTGCTTTGCATGGTGACCGCCCGTAACAGTGCCATGAGCTTTAACCGCATTGCAGACGCCAAGTTCGATGCGGAGAATCCGCGGACGGCAAAGCGCCATTTGCCCTCTGGGCGCCTGAGCCGCAAGTCGGTGATTGCGTTCCTTGCGTTGAATGGAATCTTGTTTGTGGTGTTTGCGTGGATGCTCCAGCCGCTTGCAGGGGCGCTTGCGTTTCCGGTGTGGCTTTTGTTGCTCTCGTATTCGTACTGGAAACGTTTTAGTTGGCTTTGCCACTGGTTCCTTGGCTTTGCGATAGGCATGAGCCCGCTTGGTGCCTGGATTGCCGTTCGTGGTGAATTTGCCGTGTTCCCGATTTTCCTCCTGTTCATTCTGATGCTCTGGATGGGTGGCTTTGACATCATTTATGCAACGCAGGATATTGAAATTGACCGCAAGCAGGGCCTGCATTCCGTGCCCGCTCGCTTTGGCCTTGAAAAGGCTTTGCGCATTGCACTTGCGAGTCATTTGGCAATGCTTGTGCTTTGTGTTGTGTTTGGATTTTTCTGGAACATGGGCTGGATTTGGTGGGTGATTACGGGACTCATGACCGCTGCTATTGTCTATATTCACTTGTTCAGAAAGTCCAATGATTTGGATGCGATGAACCGCGACTTTTTCCTTGCGAATGTGGCAATTAGCGCTCTCGTGATGATAGGCCTCATCGTCTGGATTTGCATGGGAGGTGACGTCAATGCCCTTTATTAA
- a CDS encoding ATP-binding protein, protein MVETEMIEYRLNGPASQERIRIRLMAALRENRFPQSILIDGPVGIGKKALAMEIAQALQCTNPSVRPCGNCFGCKMAADTGVTDNWVVPMEAKEASARNAADVSAGSSAKTIQDFKQAYIEEITKNPYRVDIFSAGAVISVELIRTMTASFAMKGDRVRVVIIAEADRMNDSAANAFLKTLEEVPPNTYFILTTSSREKLLQTIRSRCLALHLPPLTDEEVRQEAIRVGGEEFDESTLTDDVIGLAVGSPGMALYYAEHAKNWCPLAVDFIEKSLSQDYTDLFFKLEDSGLEDPAIVNRFLEVLSFLITDLLRRESGAPLRIPEATSSVNLERYPQVGASALEAALVSVQETMSRIASRRMAAVTCLQNLSLKLFEGYK, encoded by the coding sequence ATGGTTGAAACAGAGATGATAGAATATCGCTTAAATGGCCCCGCATCCCAGGAACGAATCCGCATTCGTCTTATGGCGGCGTTGCGTGAGAACCGCTTCCCGCAGTCGATTCTTATCGACGGCCCTGTGGGCATTGGCAAAAAAGCGCTCGCGATGGAAATTGCCCAGGCGCTCCAGTGCACAAACCCGAGTGTTCGCCCGTGCGGTAATTGCTTCGGCTGCAAAATGGCAGCCGATACCGGCGTGACCGACAACTGGGTTGTGCCGATGGAGGCGAAAGAGGCTAGCGCCCGCAATGCTGCCGATGTTTCTGCCGGGAGCTCTGCAAAGACCATCCAGGATTTTAAACAGGCCTACATCGAAGAAATCACGAAGAACCCGTACCGCGTGGATATTTTCAGTGCGGGCGCCGTGATTTCGGTGGAACTCATTCGTACGATGACCGCCTCTTTTGCGATGAAGGGCGACCGCGTGCGCGTGGTGATTATCGCCGAGGCCGACCGCATGAACGATTCTGCGGCAAACGCGTTCCTCAAGACTCTTGAAGAAGTTCCGCCGAACACGTACTTCATTTTGACGACTTCGTCTCGCGAAAAGCTCTTGCAGACGATCCGTTCGCGCTGCCTTGCGCTCCACCTGCCACCCCTCACGGATGAGGAAGTGCGTCAGGAGGCCATCCGCGTGGGCGGTGAAGAATTTGACGAATCGACACTGACCGACGATGTGATTGGTCTTGCTGTGGGTTCCCCTGGCATGGCGCTTTACTACGCTGAACACGCCAAAAACTGGTGCCCGCTTGCAGTCGATTTTATCGAGAAGTCACTTTCGCAGGACTACACGGACCTGTTCTTTAAGCTCGAAGATTCTGGACTTGAAGACCCGGCCATCGTGAACCGATTCCTCGAAGTGCTCTCGTTCTTGATCACGGACCTGTTGCGTCGAGAATCGGGCGCTCCGCTCCGCATCCCGGAAGCAACCTCGAGCGTGAATCTCGAACGCTATCCGCAAGTGGGGGCATCTGCCCTTGAAGCTGCTCTTGTGAGCGTGCAAGAAACTATGTCGAGAATCGCCTCCAGGCGAATGGCGGCAGTGACCTGCCTCCAGAACCTCTCGCTAAAACTTTTTGAAGGCTACAAGTAA
- a CDS encoding pilus assembly FimT family protein — MLNRSSKKKGYTLVEVLVVVSIMGVLSTMGVASLRGAVINSRIKDHAMNTAAFLERMANEANRMSRSLCVAYDNDQRITAYMSSDCDNGNLTDDSEFATFEIEPPAKFGCDAQISLVDYGPDWIQNGALFVPRIGLSAAPSEGHICMQYGSSDAYGLVYKQKNNNMMIPMWRTSSDLSWTKL, encoded by the coding sequence ATGTTGAATCGCAGTTCTAAAAAGAAAGGCTATACCCTGGTAGAAGTCCTTGTCGTCGTTTCGATTATGGGCGTCTTATCGACTATGGGGGTGGCAAGCCTTAGAGGTGCTGTCATCAATAGCCGGATAAAGGACCACGCTATGAATACGGCCGCATTTCTCGAGCGAATGGCCAACGAAGCCAATCGAATGTCTAGGAGCCTGTGCGTTGCCTACGACAACGACCAAAGGATTACTGCATATATGTCTAGTGATTGCGATAACGGTAATCTTACAGATGATAGTGAATTTGCGACGTTTGAGATAGAGCCTCCGGCAAAGTTTGGTTGCGATGCCCAAATCAGTTTGGTCGATTACGGTCCGGACTGGATTCAAAATGGCGCTTTGTTCGTTCCGCGAATCGGGCTTTCTGCCGCCCCTTCCGAAGGGCACATTTGCATGCAATATGGAAGCAGCGACGCCTATGGGCTCGTGTACAAGCAAAAGAATAACAATATGATGATTCCAATGTGGAGGACTAGCTCGGATCTCTCCTGGACGAAATTGTAG
- the recJ gene encoding single-stranded-DNA-specific exonuclease RecJ produces the protein MEDLVASTLSSTLKIPHAVARFLVSRGIKTVSDAYHMLCSNESDVHDPYLMMGMDKAVEWILAVRERGERVFIFGDYDLDGMTSVTLLTRCLKTVGIESEWRLPNRFGDGYGLSVSAVDEMYEAGARNLITVDTGITANVEIAHAKELGMAVMVMDHHQPSGDGLPVCDVLLDPHQEGDNYPNPELCGVGVSYKFICALFSRLGIKAPVEYLDLVALGTLADLVQMTPENRYFTRTGLESLKNSRWPGVQEMYTSLMKPHSCVGGIDVMYKLAPLLNAPGRMERPDPALKLLLCENKVEAGKLLEELKDWNTRRKQKEAEITEMAMEQVKALYGDTIPTVIVVAGENWHVGVIGIVAAKLAQEFHRPSAVLSIINGMAHASARAVPGFNWHKALFDSRELFDRWGGHANAAGFSLEAGKIEELRGRLLQSAADQGYTGEVINTDESYPYDIKIALRELTVETRVPTGRYPIRERSILEFIDLLEPFGGNFPYPAFRAENVTVHRVRELRGGHLQMEISQAGSAVFPAIAFGLRKSKALLGRSRPVTVVFEPIWNYYNNTKTVQLCIKSIE, from the coding sequence ATGGAAGATCTTGTCGCCTCAACTTTGTCCTCTACGCTAAAGATTCCGCATGCGGTCGCGAGGTTCTTGGTCTCGCGCGGCATCAAGACTGTTTCTGATGCGTACCACATGCTCTGCTCTAACGAGAGCGATGTGCATGACCCGTACTTGATGATGGGGATGGACAAGGCTGTGGAATGGATACTCGCGGTTCGCGAACGAGGCGAGCGCGTGTTCATTTTTGGCGACTACGACCTGGACGGCATGACGTCCGTGACGCTTTTGACCCGCTGCCTCAAGACCGTGGGCATTGAATCTGAATGGCGACTCCCGAACCGCTTTGGCGATGGCTACGGCCTCTCGGTTTCAGCCGTCGATGAAATGTACGAGGCGGGGGCGCGCAATCTGATTACTGTAGATACGGGCATTACCGCGAACGTGGAAATTGCACACGCCAAGGAACTCGGCATGGCGGTCATGGTCATGGACCATCATCAGCCGTCGGGCGATGGACTGCCGGTGTGCGATGTGCTTTTGGACCCGCACCAGGAGGGCGACAATTACCCGAACCCGGAACTTTGCGGTGTCGGCGTTTCGTACAAGTTTATTTGCGCCTTGTTCAGCCGCCTTGGCATAAAGGCTCCGGTGGAATATCTGGACTTGGTCGCCCTCGGAACGCTTGCGGACCTTGTGCAGATGACGCCCGAGAACCGCTATTTTACTCGTACCGGGCTCGAAAGTCTCAAGAACAGTCGCTGGCCTGGCGTGCAAGAAATGTACACGTCCCTCATGAAGCCCCATAGCTGTGTGGGCGGCATCGACGTGATGTACAAGCTTGCACCGCTCCTCAACGCTCCTGGTCGTATGGAACGCCCGGACCCGGCTTTGAAACTTCTTTTGTGCGAAAACAAAGTCGAAGCGGGCAAGCTTTTGGAAGAGCTGAAAGACTGGAACACCCGTCGCAAGCAGAAAGAAGCTGAAATCACCGAAATGGCGATGGAACAGGTAAAGGCTCTTTACGGCGACACCATCCCGACCGTGATTGTAGTTGCCGGCGAAAACTGGCATGTGGGTGTGATTGGCATTGTCGCGGCAAAGCTTGCCCAGGAATTCCACAGGCCTTCGGCTGTGCTGTCGATTATCAACGGCATGGCACATGCGAGTGCCCGTGCAGTTCCTGGATTCAACTGGCACAAGGCGCTTTTTGACAGCCGTGAACTTTTTGACCGCTGGGGCGGCCACGCCAATGCGGCGGGATTCTCGCTTGAAGCCGGTAAAATTGAAGAGTTGCGTGGGCGCCTGTTACAGTCTGCGGCAGATCAAGGCTACACGGGTGAAGTTATCAACACCGATGAATCGTACCCGTACGACATCAAGATTGCGCTCCGCGAACTGACCGTAGAGACGCGCGTGCCGACGGGACGTTATCCGATCCGTGAACGTTCGATTCTCGAGTTCATCGACTTGCTCGAACCGTTTGGCGGAAACTTCCCGTACCCCGCCTTCCGTGCTGAAAACGTGACCGTGCATCGCGTGCGTGAACTTCGTGGCGGACACTTGCAGATGGAAATCTCGCAGGCGGGGAGTGCCGTTTTCCCGGCTATCGCCTTTGGACTGCGTAAGAGTAAGGCTTTGCTCGGGCGCTCCCGCCCAGTGACGGTCGTATTCGAGCCGATTTGGAATTACTATAACAACACCAAGACGGTGCAGCTTTGCATCAAGTCCATCGAGTAG
- a CDS encoding CdaR family protein, with amino-acid sequence MGNIILKITALVCAMALWFYVISLKDFQLTMEVPLTFVKLPEALAIASKPPSTVSVTVEGKPLDLIRLQSQKQAAMVVDMHLAELGSKRIHLDSKNFVAPNFATVHYVEPDNQYLFIDVAVDTRIERNIPIKSNVTFGAAPGYVLVQQPKLLQEDLRVSGARNALTRIIDIPTDSIFIDSIKASETFSVKLQTEQLPPFVTPSDTVAKIFVDVQKIKSKEFKNIPIQLIGFYDRALNSLSPQQATVEITGGDKVIEAIKHNDIELFIEYNRFAIEDADSLAPTVKLNLPPDIDRSMSIKAILVKPDKIKLIKTKTEDDNKDEEYGI; translated from the coding sequence ATGGGAAACATCATATTAAAGATTACCGCCTTGGTCTGCGCGATGGCCCTCTGGTTCTACGTCATCTCGCTGAAGGACTTCCAACTGACGATGGAAGTGCCGCTTACGTTCGTGAAGTTGCCCGAAGCGCTCGCGATTGCTTCAAAGCCACCTAGCACTGTTTCGGTGACCGTCGAAGGCAAGCCCTTGGACCTTATCCGCCTGCAGTCGCAAAAGCAGGCCGCGATGGTTGTCGACATGCACCTCGCCGAACTCGGCTCCAAGCGCATCCACCTCGACTCCAAGAACTTCGTGGCCCCGAACTTTGCAACCGTCCACTACGTGGAACCGGATAACCAGTACCTCTTTATCGATGTGGCAGTCGATACGCGCATTGAACGCAACATCCCCATCAAGAGCAACGTGACGTTTGGTGCAGCCCCTGGTTACGTGCTCGTGCAGCAGCCCAAGCTCTTGCAAGAAGATTTGAGAGTTTCCGGCGCACGTAACGCCCTCACGCGAATCATCGACATCCCGACAGATTCCATCTTTATCGATAGCATCAAAGCAAGCGAAACGTTCTCCGTAAAGCTCCAGACAGAACAGTTACCGCCCTTTGTAACGCCTAGCGATACCGTCGCGAAGATTTTCGTCGATGTTCAGAAAATCAAGTCCAAGGAATTCAAGAACATCCCCATCCAGCTGATTGGTTTCTATGACCGCGCCTTGAACTCGCTCTCGCCGCAGCAGGCGACCGTCGAAATCACCGGCGGTGATAAAGTCATCGAAGCCATCAAGCACAACGATATTGAACTTTTTATTGAATACAACCGCTTCGCTATTGAAGATGCGGACAGCCTCGCTCCCACAGTCAAGTTGAACTTGCCGCCCGATATCGACCGCAGCATGTCCATCAAGGCCATCCTTGTCAAGCCAGACAAGATCAAGCTCATCAAGACAAAGACCGAGGACGATAATAAAGACGAGGAATACGGAATATGA
- a CDS encoding UbiX family flavin prenyltransferase → MSRFVLGVTGASGSIYATRTAMYLQRFGHEVTLIVTHPGKQVLEYESQSALFDYCKDVCNVDDFFAECASGSSDIAGMAVVPCSMGTLGRIAAGTSDNLLVRAADVCLKERRPLVIVPREMPYNLIHIENMKCVTLAGAVVIPASPQFYSKPQSVEELVDTVVAKILKHLGVEQSLVASVAKVWGREEREIPSRNGVRDDKGGGNDKSTKAGTTTNDH, encoded by the coding sequence ATGAGTCGCTTTGTGCTAGGAGTGACGGGCGCAAGCGGCAGCATTTATGCGACCCGTACGGCGATGTACTTACAGCGTTTTGGTCATGAGGTGACGCTCATTGTGACGCACCCTGGCAAACAGGTGCTCGAGTACGAGAGCCAAAGTGCGCTTTTCGACTATTGCAAAGACGTGTGCAACGTGGATGATTTTTTTGCGGAATGCGCGAGTGGTTCTAGCGATATTGCGGGCATGGCGGTGGTGCCGTGTTCCATGGGAACGCTCGGGCGCATTGCGGCTGGGACTTCGGATAACTTACTTGTGCGTGCGGCGGATGTTTGCCTCAAGGAACGTCGCCCGCTTGTGATTGTGCCGCGAGAGATGCCGTACAACTTGATCCACATCGAAAATATGAAGTGTGTGACCTTGGCGGGAGCGGTCGTGATTCCTGCTTCGCCGCAGTTTTACAGCAAGCCGCAAAGCGTTGAAGAGCTTGTGGATACCGTCGTCGCGAAAATCTTGAAGCATTTGGGTGTGGAACAATCGCTTGTCGCGAGTGTTGCTAAAGTGTGGGGCCGGGAAGAACGGGAGATTCCCTCCCGGAACGGGGTCCGGGATGACAAAGGTGGCGGGAATGACAAATCCACGAAGGCGGGAACGACAACCAATGACCATTGA